TCTTTTGTCTGCCACCATATTTTGTTTCCATCTTATTGTTTAacttccctcttcttcttcttcttcatttctttggaAAATATTTCAGGACCAAGCAGCTTTTCATGGTGGAAAAACTGTATCATTTATAAgagaaatatatacatatatatatatatatagagagagagagagagagagagagagagagagagagctacaCTTGTTTTCTTTGTCGGTTTTGAGTTGTTATTTGGAGGTTGAAATTAATGGCTGGAATGCTTCCTGGTGTGGAATGCGCTCGGAGGAGACGAGTCCATCAGAGCGGAGAGTCACCGTGCGTCGGCGGCATCCATGGCAGCACCAGGCGCTCTTCTTTCTGTTTGTATGCTAGCAACCATGAATCTCACCACACCTCCACCTCTTCACTGGTAATTCTATCGCTCTCTGTGTTTTTCGCTCTCTCATTTTCTTGGAAGCATCCGATTTTTCTTACCCTCGAAAATGAATGAATCAAACAAGAATCAATcgaggaaaagaagaagagagcgCAGAAGGAGAAACGAGAAACTGGAGTGTGAAAATCGCTGTCCTACCGATTTAAATTACAAGCAAATATAATTTTCTCCTGTTGTATATGGATTATTTTTCATGATCATTGTTTCAATTTGCATGTTTGAATCATTAATAacagtattaatttattggacACAATAGCAAAGAAGCATACTGAACCAAGCATACATGGATGAGAAGctgggagtggaagccagagaAGCCAAGGGGAGATTAGATGAAAGACTGAGAACACAAAGAAAACCACAACCCAAAAGGTAATTAATTTACCAATATGTGGTCCGGCTATGAAACAAATTGTTGCTGACACATCAATAATGCCTCGATATCCATGTTATTGATGCGTTCTTGACAATATCAATGAAACAGTTGTTCCTTCATGCACATAAAATTTCTTAACAATAATGGTTCTTGCACTAACATACGCGACGGGAATAAATTTCCTCTCAttcttttctccttctgcaATACCTGTTTATTTTTGTCTCTCGATTTTCGATATGTTTTAACTATGTGTTTTATTATATTTGTGATAAATTTAGGCATACTAATGGTGGTAACAAGGGACTGAAATGTGTGGATGGAGGAGGAAGATCATCTGTCTTGCTTGGGGAGTTGCAGAAAGAAGTTTACGGAGCAAACAAGAGTAGTAGTAGTACAAGTGGGTCAAAGAAGTTCAGCTGGTCAAAGCTGACCTGGAAGTCATCGGACCAGGATGAGTGTGCAGTCTGCCTGGAGAGGCTCAGGCCAGGTGAGACCCTGGTGCACCTGCCCTGTGCCCATAGGTTCCACTCTGGTTGCATGGTTCCATGGCTTCACAACAATGCCCATTGCCCCTGTTGCAGAATGGAGATTATCTCCTAGTAATTGTATTGGTAATTTGGTAAATGCAAATTGTAAAATATAGATTGAGCTTGCAGTTGCAGTTGTAGAGTTGGTTTGAAGTTTGAACAATTAACTTTGTGGTGCTAATTGTTTGGTTACAATatgtttttgttaaagtgaatagttgCCAAGTAGTCTTTGTGTGAGTAGATAGTTTATGCAAATTTGTGGGAGATTATAATTCCACACATTAATCTTGATGTAGGACAAGATATGGGTCAATTCCGACGAAAAAatatcaagaaaataaaatgttttagagtttggaaagaagaattaaagttgggCTATATCAGATTTAATTAACATCGCGACAGAAAAAGTAACAAGAAATATTATCGTGCTAGAATTGAGAGTAATATGTCCTTTTTGAAGAGAATGCAAGAAGAACAAGACTCATGGTTATAATATGAGCCCGTCATGTTTACGGCCATT
This is a stretch of genomic DNA from Malus domestica chromosome 02, GDT2T_hap1. It encodes these proteins:
- the LOC103447287 gene encoding E3 ubiquitin-protein ligase SIRP1, with product MAGMLPGVECARRRRVHQSGESPCVGGIHGSTRRSSFCLYASNHESHHTSTSSLQRSILNQAYMDEKLGVEAREAKGRLDERLRTQRKPQPKRHTNGGNKGLKCVDGGGRSSVLLGELQKEVYGANKSSSSTSGSKKFSWSKLTWKSSDQDECAVCLERLRPGETLVHLPCAHRFHSGCMVPWLHNNAHCPCCRMEIIS